In Vibrio chagasii, the sequence TGCGACGGGTGATCTCGACAGAATTGCAATTCACCGTGAACTTTGTGGCGAAGATTTTATCTTACTAAGTGGTGATGACTTAACAGGTCTAGAATTTGTTAAGCGTGGTGGCGATGGCGTGATTTCTGTAACGAATAACGTTGCAGCGGCGGATATGGCTACTATGTTCAAACTTGCGAAAGAAGGTAAGTTTGAAGAAGCTGAAGCGATCAATGAGCGCTTGATGCCTCTACATAAGAATTTGTTCGTTGAGTCTAACCCTATTCCCGTAAAATGGGCGGTTCATAAAATGGGTCTGATTGCTGAAGGTGGCTTACGTCTGCCTCTGACTGAACTGTCAGAACCAGCTCAACCTGTTGTTGCTCAAGCAATGACTGAAGCGTGTATTTACTAAAAACGTATGAAGTGATGCCGAAGCGAACCTTCGGCATTTAGGAGTATAAATGAAGTATTCTCACCAGCTAGTGATTGGGTCACTGGCTGTTTTCGTTCTTACAGCATGTTCTGGCAGCCCGACTCAACGTCGTCAAGCCAAAGATGATTTCGAATACTTAGAAACACCTGAGTTTTCACAATGGCAGCTGCCTGAAGATGCTCAGCCTCAGTTCTACCCAAATTATGACATTCCAAGCGGTGACTTCACTGGTGGTGTAGGCCCTTCCGTGGATATTCGTCCACCACAACAGGTTCTTGAATTGATCCCTGGTGCTCGTGCGGAGCGTCAAAACGGTGAAGTAACGTTATGGCTGCTTCGTGCTGAAGAAGCAGACCGTGTATGGCAAACGGCTGTCGACATGTTAGCTCAACGTGGTATTGGTATTCGTGAACAGTCTGAGAATGAGATTGAGACCGATTGGGTTACTTGGGTCTCTGAAGACGAAGACGTAGAGATTGGCAGCCGCTACTCTATCTCTCGCTTCCAAGCGAACAACCGTCATGGCTTTAAGATTAATCTTATTGATTGGCGTGAAGGCAACGAAGAGAAGCCAGTAACGGCAACCAACAAAGAACGTTACAACGCTTTCCTAACCAACTTAGTGATGGCTAAGTACGATGAAAACCTTCGTGCTGAAGCGGCACTGAAAGCACAAGAGCTAGTGAAGCGCATTCCTATCTCGATGGGCTCTGACCGCAGTGGTTTCCCTGTGATTATTGCTCGTACGCCATACAACGTATTCTGGCAGCGTCTGCCTACCTTGTTGCCGGCGATGGGCTTTGAGCTTGAAGAGCGTAACCAATCTCAGGGTACGGTTAAAGCTAAGTACGCAGCGCCAGATGATGAGTTCTGGGAAGAGGTTGGTTTACAGCCTGTTGATCTAGCGCCAGGTACATATAACTTCCTATTTGGTGACCTTGGTAACCGTACGTCAATTAACGTGACGGACGCATCAGGTAAGCCTGTAGAAGAAGAGCTACTTAAGTCACTGGTTCCTGTTCTAGCACACGTTGCAGACCAAACCAAAGATGACAAAGCGGCGAAAGCTGAGTAAGCAAAGCTTAATAGACTAAAGGGCCTCGGAAAATAGGCCCTTTTAGTTCAACCAATGTTTCAGTGTAAACAAATAAAAAGAGGACACATTGTGTCCTCTTTTTTGTTTTCAGCCCTAAACCACCTACTTCAGTAGGTGGTTATCATTCAGTTAGGCTTTGCCTGTAGTTCTACCCATGTTAAATGCTCCCTTGATTTTTAGCGAAGTCAAAGAGGACAAATAACATGAGTAGATACAATCAAGCTTCCCACGTATTTTGGAGATGTCAATATCACATAGTGTGGACACCAAAATACAGATTTAGGATCTTGAAGAACAATGTAGGCAAAGAAGTTTATCGGTGTATAAATGTTTACTGTAATCAACTTGGATGTGAAGTTGTTGAGCTGAACGTCCAGGTTGACCACGTACACTTAGTCGTAAAGGTTCCACCCAAGCTATCAATATCCAAGTTGATGGGCGTATTGAAAGGCAAAATAGCCTTAAAGCTCTTCAGTAAGTTTCCATATTTGAGGAAAAATAAGCTTTGGGGTAACCACTTTTGGCAAAGGGGCTATTTTGTCGATAGTGTAGGAATTAATGAAGAAATTATTCGACGTTATGTAAGACATCAGGAGAAGAAAGAGCGCGTGGAACAGCAACAGTTAGCGCTGGACTAAACAAAGGCCCCCCCTTTTAGGGGTCTCACACAAAGCCACCTTCTTTAGAAGGTGGTAATTTACATTCGTTTGACCGTAAGGTTAGCTACCTTTGGTCTCTTTCGATTGAGTTTTCTCTTGGTTCTGCTTATCTAGACGATTGAGCTTGTCCAAGTCGCTCTCTCGTTTGCTACGGCTTTTTTTTCCAAGATCCATATTAGCGGTCTGTTTTAGAGCTGCGATGTTACCTACCACAACGCTAACCACGATGATGATGATAACCCAAGGGTTTGTAAGCCACTCTAACATAAGCGCTCCTAATGGCTGATGTTTGCTACGAAGCGCGCATAGATATCGTCTAGCTGCTCCATAATAATCTCATACCCTAATACTGGCTTAGATTTGAGCTGCTTGCCAAGTAAAGTCGGGGATAACTGTGATAAACACAGCTCTGAAACGCTACGATGGCTAATATGCCAAGGTTCCATCGCGACACCACCAAGATCTTGGCTATACGGGAAAAAAAAACCAAATTGTTCAGCATTAGCAGAGAGCCATTGATAAAACGCTTGCTGGTGGCCAGTAAGGTATTCCCAAGGCTCTAATTGCAGCTGTGCACCTTCTGGAAGGTGGTTACGAGCAAAGACATCGAAGTCACAGCCCCAATGGTGTCGACTCGCTCCAGGAAGCGCAGACCACCTCAGAATCGCCGACAGCTTTTGATGTTCAGTGAGTGTTGAAGCATCAAGTGGTTGGCTATCTGAATCTAAGATCGGGGCTTCACCAGAAAACTTGCGGTTCCAAATCAGAGATTGCCTGTCATAGTCACGAAAGCCACTGGCGATCTCCATTTTAAAGCCAGCAAGCAGAGCAGCTTCAATCAAACTGTTTAGGTCATCGATAACGTCACTGTGTACCAAGAAGGTCTTAGTACCAATTAGTGTCGGTGCCAGATGAGAATCTGATTGTCCGGTAAGCTGCTCTGGTGTCATAACGAGTCTCTAATGTTTGGAAGTGATACTTCGCTAGGAAAGATTTATTTAGCGAACAAGTTCACTAACGTTCTTTCGTACATGTCGGTTAGCTTCTCTAAATCCGCGACTTTTACGCATTCGTTAACTTTGTGAATGGTCGCGTTAACTGGGCCTAGTTCAACCACCTGTCCACCCATTCGGGCAATGAAGCGACCATCAGACGTACCGCCGGTTGTCAGCAGCGCTGGTTTAACATCATTAACGTGACCAACGGCATCAACAATCGCATCGAGCAGTGAGCCTGCGTCTGTTAGGAACGGGTCGCCATTGAAGGTCCACTTAAGATCGTATTCGAAATCGTATTTATCAAGCGTTGTTGTCACGCGCTCAACGATAACGTCATTGCTTAACTCTGTGCTAAAACGCAGGTTAAACTGAACATTAAACTCCCCTGGAATCACGTTAGATGCGCCAGTACCTGCACTCACATTCGGGATCTGGAAACTGGTTGGTGGGAAGTAGTCATTACCTTGGTCCCATTCCGTCGTCGCTAGCTCGTGAATTGCCAGCAGAGAGCTATGTACAGGGTTATTCGCTAGGTGAGGGTAGGCAACGTGACCTTGCGTACCTTTAATCGTTAGATCGCCAGTGATAGAGCCACGGCGGCCGTTCTTCACCACATCGCCAACAAACTCAGTACTTGACGGTTCACCAACAATACACATGTCGATGTTCTCACCGCGTGCCATCAGAGCTTCAACAACACGTACCGTACCGTTGATGAAAGGGCCTTCTTCATCAGAGGTGATAAGGAAGCCAATTGAGCCTGAATGGTCTGGATATTTCTCAATGAATTGCTCAACAGCAACAATCATTGAAGCTAGAGAACCTTTCATGTCTGCCGCACCACGGCCGTGTAAGTAGCCATCAACAATGGTTGGCTCAAAGGGCTTGGTGTTCCATTGTTCGATTGGACCGGCTGGTACCACGTCTGTGTGGCCTGCAAAAGCAAACAGAGGTGCTTCGGTACCTCGGCGAGCCCAGAAGTTCGTCGTATCCTCAAATACCATTACTTCGATTTCAAAACCGAGTGCTTTTAAGCGATTAATCATCAGTTCTTGGCAGCCCGCATCTTCAGGGGTTACCGATTGACGGCTAATGAGGTCTTTTGCCAGAGCCAAAGTTGGGCTATCTGTCATCCTTGAATTCCTTGTTTAAATAAAACGTCGAGTCATTAATTTCAGGCGTTGAACAGAGCACGCACAACGCCTTGTTATCTGTTCTAATAACGCTGATTACGCAAAAATAGCCGCGTACTGGTCAGCTTTAAAGCCGATGTGAAGTTTGCCATCGACTTTCAAAATAGGGCGCTTGATCATCGCTGGTTGTTCAACAAGCAGAGTGATTGCCGTTTGTTCTGTTAAGGTGTCTTTTTGCTCTTGAGAAAGCTGACGATAAGTCGTACCACGTTTGTTTAGTACTAGCTCCCAGCCAAGCTCTGAACAGAAGCTTGTTACCAACTCTTCAGTGATACCTTGTTTGCGATAATCGTGAAATTCGAACTCGATACCTTCAGCTTCGAGCCATTTCTTTGCTTTTTTAATCGTGTCGCAATTTGGGATACCAAACATTGTGATAGTCATTATTCTTCCTCTGGGTGATTTTCTTTCATTGTTATGAATTGAATCCTATCAGGAAGCGGCAATTCAGACAAAATAGAGTGAGGAATATTTCATTGAGCGAAAAAAAACAGTAAGAAAATGTCACTATTGGAGACTTATTGATCAGCCTCAACATGTTGTCAGCGAAAAAAGAAATAATTGAGTTGCACATATATAGGAGGTGTCAATGGAGTTGAGTCCTGTTTTTGCAAGGCGGCTATATTTAGCATTGTTAGTTGAAAGCCTTGATAGGCCAAATGTGCCTAAACTCATCGAAAAAACGGGTTGGCCTCGTCGTACTATTCAAGATGTACTCAAGGCGTTACCGGGGATCGGTATCGAACTTATGTTTGTTCAAGATGGGCGACGTCATAATGATGGCTATTACCAGTTATCCGACTGGGGACCATTTGACAGTCAGTGGGTTCTCGAACGAAAAGGCGATATAGCAACAAGCCTTGGATTTAGTGCATAAGCCAGCGAAAGCTGGCTTTCTTTTTTGGGGCGGCTAAAAGAGAGGCTAACTACTTACAAAGATAAGCGGTACCAAGCATGGTAACCGAAGTTGAAAAATCTTGAGGTAGGGTAAAGATTACCGTATCTGCACCAAGCTGGATCGCGTTGGTTTTAAGCTCATTCATCGCACCCTGAATCAAGGTATCATTTGGGTAAAACAGGTAGCTGTACCAATGGCCTTCGCTACCAGTGACTTCCCCTTTATACTCACACTGGTCGATATTAATGATGCCGTGATAATCCATTCTCACACTGTCGGCCTCATCATGAGGTACTGAAGTGGGTGTGGTGCATCCCAACAGCATGCTGCTCACTGCCAATGCCATCCATTCCTTTTTCATACGTTAGTCCTGTTATTGCATCAAATAAATCGCAAAACCTACCCAGCTCGCGATCAATAGTATCCATGGCAATTTACTTGAGTGATTTGATGCTGCTTCAACACTCGATGTTGCATTGTGCTCTTGTTCTATCGCCGCTTGTTGAGTTTGCTTTTCTTTTTGTACGCGTTTCTTTGCTTTATCTGCTTGGCGGTTACGTTCTTTCTGTTGTTTCTTATAAAGCGCGATGCCTTTCTCAATACCCTGAGCAATCAATTTTGTTTGTTCTTTAGTTTGAGCGGGCCTTTGAGTCGCTTTGGCTATCTTCAGTGCCTCTTGTTGAGATTCAACAGATGGTGTATTAGTTTTCTTTTTCATACTGAGTTCGATAATTAAAACGTATTAACCAATAAGATAACGTAAACCTAACTAAGTATGAATGATTTGCGTTAAAGTGTTGGTTTGAAAACAAGTGAAAGTGAGATTTGTGCGGTATTCCATAGAACAATACGACAAGCACGGCTTTTTAAAGGCGCCAATCTTATTATGGTTAGGCTGGCTGTTTCTTGCGAAAGCTCTCGTCGTTTTCATCGTTGCAGGTGCAAGTAGAGAGTCGGGAACCGATATTCTCGAGATCATTTATCCGGATCATCACATGTTTTATGCTGGGATTGCCTTGAGTGTCCCTAGCTTGTTACTGATGTGGTTATTTGGGCTAAGATCTCCAGAGAGAAAGCGCCTCAATAAAGTGGTGTCATGGGGACGTTGGGTGACCATAGCCGCTATTCTAGCGCAGGGCTCCCATACTATTTATTTAATCTATTTGGATAACGGTTGGTTCCGTTGGTCAAATGGTCTGACTCTATTGTTGCTGCTGTGGTTAGCGCTTTATCTAACCAATAGCCATGCAGCACGGGATTGCTTTAAAGTGGTTGAGCACGAAGACTGATTCTCATCAAAACATTTGTCCCATTCACAATTATACTTAGAAGCTAAAACTGGAAGGAATAATCTATGCTTAATATCTCAAATGAGCAGCCTAACGTTCAAAGTGCTATTTTGCCTGAAGCTGGGCCTTTCGCTCTTTACGTTCAACTAAAAGTGAATGCTAACACTGCTAATGTACTAGCAGAAATCCAAAAGATTCCAGCGCTAATCGAAGAGCTAAACCAAACTCAACCAGATGCGAACCTGACGGCTTCAGTTGCGTTCTCTAAGGCGTTTTGGGACAAGTTCGAGCAAGCAGCTCCTACTGATCTGATTGACTTCCCTGCGCTTGGCGAAGGCGATGTTACCGCACCTAGCACGCCAGCTGATGTACTAATTCATTGCCATTCAAACCGACACGATCTGCACTTTTTCATCTTACGTAAATTGCTATCTGAAGTAGCGGCAGACGTTGAAGTGGTTGATGAAACTTACGGTTACCGTTTCCTAGATTCTCGTGATATGACGGATTTCGTCGACGGCACTGAAAACCCGAAAGACGCACAACGCGCAGAAGTTGCTATTGTTCCTGAAGGCGAATTTGCAGGCGGTAGCTACGTGATGGTGCAGCGTTTTGTTCATAACCTTCCTGCTTGGAATCGATTGAATGTATCGGCGCAAGAAAAAGTGGTTGGTCGTACTAAACCTGATTCAATCGAGCTCGATGATGTTCCAGCTGCATCTCACGTTGGTCGTGTAGATATCAAAGAAGAGGGCAAAGGCCTTAAGATCGTTCGTCACAGCCTACCTTACGGCACAGCAACGGGCGACCATGGTCTACTGTTCATTGCTTACTGTAATGTTCGTCATAACTTTGATGCGATGTTAGAGAGCATGTACGGCGTAACCGATGGCAAAACAGACCAACTGCTTCGCTTTACTAAGGCAGTGACAGGTGCTTACTACTTCGCTCCTTCAACTGAGATGTTGAGCGCATTAACGATTAAGTAAGTCGTCTCAAAAAGAATAAACAAAGGGAGCCTCAGGGCTCCTTTTTTATTAAAGCTTTATCTGAATTGGTCGATATAAAAGCAATCGTGAGTGTAATTCATCTTTTTTACGTGAAGGTCTATGGCTATAACTGTTAATACTAATGTCTCAGCGCTGGTGGCTCAGAGGAATCTCTCTAATGCCAATAACATGCTGAACCAATCTTTGGAGCGCTTGGCTTCAGGGAGTCGTATTAATAGCGCCAAAGACGATGCTGCAGGCCTTCAAATCTCCAACCGTTTAGAAGCGCAGATGAGTGGTATTGATGTCGCTGTTCGCAATGCGAATGATGGTATATCCATTATGCAAACTGCCGAAGGCGCGATGAACGAAACCACTAATATCATGCAACGTATGCGTGACTTGTCACTGCAAGCTAGTAATGGTTCGAACAGCCAATCGGAAAGAACGGCCATTCAAGAGGAGATTACCGCATTAAACGATGAACTAAATCGTATCGCAGAGACGACGTCATTTGGGGGCAAAAAACTCCTCAATGGTAGCTTTGGTAGTACGTCGTTTCAGATTGGTGGCAGCTCAGGCGAGGCGGTTCAAATCGGTCTCAAAAGCATGCGTACTGATGACATCAATATGGGCGGTTTTAGTTATGTCGCGAATGGTATGGCCAATGACTCGTGGGCAGTGAAATCAAACCAGAATGATATGACGATGTCGTTTACCGATCGTTTTGGTCAGCCTCAAGAGATCACCATTAATGCGAAAGTTGGCGACGATATTGAAGAGTTGGCGACATACATCAATGGTCAAACGGATCTAGTCTCAGCTTCGGTTAATGATGATGGACAGCTTCAGATCTACATGTCTGGTGAGGATACCTCTGGCACCATCTCTTTCTCTGGTTCACTTGCTAGTGAGCTGTCGATGTCGGCGGGGTACTATGAGTCGGTGAATGACATCAATGTGACCGATGTGGGTGGGGCGCAGCGTGCTGTCTCTATTCTAGATACTGCGATGAAGTATGTGGATAGCCATCGCTCTGAACTAGGTGCGATGCAAAACCGCTTTGACCACGCCATTAACAACCTTGAAAACGTTCATGAAAACTTGGCGACTTCAAACAGTCGAATCAAAGATACCGATTACGCTAAAGAAACCACTCAAATGCTGAAACAGCAAATTCTTCAGCAAGTGAGCACCACCATTCTGGCTCAAGCGAAGCAAGCGCCAAATCTTGCTTTAACCTTATTAGGTTAATAAAAATACAAAACCTCACTCGACTGACTTCTCGACAACTTTAGCGTTTTTCTTATCTTTTTTTGATAATTTTACTACCAGTCACGCTTTCCTATCCTTTATCGCTATTTCTTTAATTTTATTGTTTTTTTCCTAAAGGTTTCGCCAATTACGCCGTTATTAAAAGTAACTTTGAGAGAACTACTTGGTTTTCCGAGACGTCGGAAACCGCAATACCGGAAAATCAATTGGAGAAATCACCATGGCAGTGAATGTAAATACCAACGTTTCAGCGATGACAGCGCAACGTTACCTAAACAACGCGAACAGCGCACAACAAACATCAATGGAGCGTCTAGCTTCTGGCTCTAAAATCAACAGCGCAAAAGACGATGCTGCGGGCCTACAAATCTCTAACCGTTTGAACGTTCAAAGCCGCGGCCTAGACGTTGCTGTTCGTAACGCGAACGACGGTATCTCTATTGCACAAACCGCTGAAGGTGCAATGAACGAGACAACTAACATCCTGCAACGTATGCGTGATCTTTCTCTACAATCTTCAAACGGCTCAAACTCAAAAGCTGAGCGTGTAGCGATTCAAGAAGAAGTAACAGCACTGAACGACGAGCTAAACCGTATCGCGGAAACGACGTCTTTTGGTGGCAACAAGCTGCTTAACGGTACTTACGGAACACAATCATTCCAAATCGGTGCGGATAACGGCGAAGCGGTAATGCTGAACCTGAAAGATATGCGCTCTGATAACGCTCAGATGGGTGGTAAGAGCTACCAAACTGAGAACGCTAAAGACAAAGACTGGAACGTACAAGCGGGTTCAAACGACCTAAAACTATCGTTCACAGATAACTTTGGTCAAGCTCAAGAAATCGACATCAGCGCAAAAGCGGGCGACGACATCGAAGAGCTAGCGACATACATCAACGGTCAACAAGATTCTGTGAAAGCGTCTGTAACTGAAGACGGTAAGCTACAAATGTTTGCTGGTAACAACAAAGTAAGCGGTGATGTGTCTTTCTCTGGTGGTCTTGCTGGCGAGCTAGGCATTCAAGCATCTAAAGAAGTGACGGTTGATACTATTGACGTAACGTCTGTTGGCGGTGCACAAGAGTCTGTAGCAATCATCGATGCGGCACTTAAGTACGTAGACAGCCACCGTGCAGAGTTGGGTGCTTTCCAAAACCGTTTCGACCACGCAATCAGCAACTTAGACAACATTAACGAGAACGTTAACGCATCTAAGAGCCGTATTAAAGATACCGACTTCGCGAAAGAAACGACTCAGATGACTAAGTCTCAGATCCTTTCTCAAGCTTCAAGCTCGATTCTTGCTCAAGCGAAGCAAGCTCCGAACTCGGCACTTAGCCTACTAGGCTAATCGATTAAAAAGCCACGTTGACTATAAGCGTTGTTGAGACAAAGCGTTAACGTAAGGCCTCCACAAATTAGCTCGTGGTGAGAGATGAGCGCTAAACAAACCCAGCTTCGGCTGGGTTTTTGCTTTTCTGTGAATGGCAAAAGTGTGCTTTCAAGGTTCTAATTAGGGTTGTGGGTACCAAGCGAGATTCCCTATCTCGGTCGTCCCTCCCGGTAGGGAATGACGGGAATTGGACGATGATGATCTTATTGCTTTGTAAAATGAGTACGATTGGTTTGAGCAAATAATGGCTCAGTAAAAAAGGATTTTAACGTTATTCCATAACCGAGTAGAACTAGGAATCAGGAGTTTCGCTTTTAAAGAGAGGTTAGTATTTCAGGCTTCTTTTTCGGATTCGTGACGTTTTCATAAGTTAGTTGAGAACTAATCGCCATTCCAGAATTGAGTAGAACGAGATTTAAGGGAACTGTTTCTTAAGAGGAGACTCTTTCGAAATTAGGAAGGTAAAGGTACTTATCTGTACATCAGCTCAACTGAACTTCCGTCATCCCAGAATCGAGTCGAGCGAGATATCAGGGATCTATATTCGTGAAAGGGTGCTGCAAAATAGGGGGAATTTTACTGACTGAGAGGGGTAAAGTAATTGGTCGCCCGGCATGTGAATATAACAGGCACAAAAAACGCCACCCTTAGGTAGCGTTTTTATTAAAGCAGATAAGTAATCGAGATTACTTAGTTACTTTAAGAACTGGAGTTTCACCAACAGTTACAGAACCAGAAAGCTTGTTCAGCTCTTTGATTTCGTCCATGTTAGAGATAACAACTGGAGTAAGCGTAGATTTCGCTTTCTCTTCTAGAAGCGCTAGGTCGAAAGTGATGATAGTGTCACCAGCTTTAACAGATTGACCTTCTTCAGCTACGCGAGTGAAGCCTTCGCCTTTAAGTTCAACAGTATCGATACCGAAGTGAACGAAAAGCTCAACACCGTCGTCAGACTCGATAGAGAATGCGTGGTTAGTTTCGAAGATCTTACCGATAGTACCG encodes:
- the bamC gene encoding outer membrane protein assembly factor BamC, whose protein sequence is MKYSHQLVIGSLAVFVLTACSGSPTQRRQAKDDFEYLETPEFSQWQLPEDAQPQFYPNYDIPSGDFTGGVGPSVDIRPPQQVLELIPGARAERQNGEVTLWLLRAEEADRVWQTAVDMLAQRGIGIREQSENEIETDWVTWVSEDEDVEIGSRYSISRFQANNRHGFKINLIDWREGNEEKPVTATNKERYNAFLTNLVMAKYDENLRAEAALKAQELVKRIPISMGSDRSGFPVIIARTPYNVFWQRLPTLLPAMGFELEERNQSQGTVKAKYAAPDDEFWEEVGLQPVDLAPGTYNFLFGDLGNRTSINVTDASGKPVEEELLKSLVPVLAHVADQTKDDKAAKAE
- the tnpA gene encoding IS200/IS605 family transposase, giving the protein MSRYNQASHVFWRCQYHIVWTPKYRFRILKNNVGKEVYRCINVYCNQLGCEVVELNVQVDHVHLVVKVPPKLSISKLMGVLKGKIALKLFSKFPYLRKNKLWGNHFWQRGYFVDSVGINEEIIRRYVRHQEKKERVEQQQLALD
- a CDS encoding DUF2897 family protein — translated: MLEWLTNPWVIIIIVVSVVVGNIAALKQTANMDLGKKSRSKRESDLDKLNRLDKQNQEKTQSKETKGS
- a CDS encoding M15 family metallopeptidase; the encoded protein is MTPEQLTGQSDSHLAPTLIGTKTFLVHSDVIDDLNSLIEAALLAGFKMEIASGFRDYDRQSLIWNRKFSGEAPILDSDSQPLDASTLTEHQKLSAILRWSALPGASRHHWGCDFDVFARNHLPEGAQLQLEPWEYLTGHQQAFYQWLSANAEQFGFFFPYSQDLGGVAMEPWHISHRSVSELCLSQLSPTLLGKQLKSKPVLGYEIIMEQLDDIYARFVANISH
- the dapE gene encoding succinyl-diaminopimelate desuccinylase, translated to MTDSPTLALAKDLISRQSVTPEDAGCQELMINRLKALGFEIEVMVFEDTTNFWARRGTEAPLFAFAGHTDVVPAGPIEQWNTKPFEPTIVDGYLHGRGAADMKGSLASMIVAVEQFIEKYPDHSGSIGFLITSDEEGPFINGTVRVVEALMARGENIDMCIVGEPSSTEFVGDVVKNGRRGSITGDLTIKGTQGHVAYPHLANNPVHSSLLAIHELATTEWDQGNDYFPPTSFQIPNVSAGTGASNVIPGEFNVQFNLRFSTELSNDVIVERVTTTLDKYDFEYDLKWTFNGDPFLTDAGSLLDAIVDAVGHVNDVKPALLTTGGTSDGRFIARMGGQVVELGPVNATIHKVNECVKVADLEKLTDMYERTLVNLFAK
- a CDS encoding ArsC family reductase; this translates as MTITMFGIPNCDTIKKAKKWLEAEGIEFEFHDYRKQGITEELVTSFCSELGWELVLNKRGTTYRQLSQEQKDTLTEQTAITLLVEQPAMIKRPILKVDGKLHIGFKADQYAAIFA
- a CDS encoding helix-turn-helix domain-containing protein is translated as MELSPVFARRLYLALLVESLDRPNVPKLIEKTGWPRRTIQDVLKALPGIGIELMFVQDGRRHNDGYYQLSDWGPFDSQWVLERKGDIATSLGFSA
- a CDS encoding DUF4156 domain-containing protein, with product MKKEWMALAVSSMLLGCTTPTSVPHDEADSVRMDYHGIINIDQCEYKGEVTGSEGHWYSYLFYPNDTLIQGAMNELKTNAIQLGADTVIFTLPQDFSTSVTMLGTAYLCK
- a CDS encoding DUF2956 domain-containing protein yields the protein MKKKTNTPSVESQQEALKIAKATQRPAQTKEQTKLIAQGIEKGIALYKKQQKERNRQADKAKKRVQKEKQTQQAAIEQEHNATSSVEAASNHSSKLPWILLIASWVGFAIYLMQ
- a CDS encoding DUF2919 domain-containing protein, producing MRYSIEQYDKHGFLKAPILLWLGWLFLAKALVVFIVAGASRESGTDILEIIYPDHHMFYAGIALSVPSLLLMWLFGLRSPERKRLNKVVSWGRWVTIAAILAQGSHTIYLIYLDNGWFRWSNGLTLLLLLWLALYLTNSHAARDCFKVVEHED
- a CDS encoding Dyp-type peroxidase, with translation MLNISNEQPNVQSAILPEAGPFALYVQLKVNANTANVLAEIQKIPALIEELNQTQPDANLTASVAFSKAFWDKFEQAAPTDLIDFPALGEGDVTAPSTPADVLIHCHSNRHDLHFFILRKLLSEVAADVEVVDETYGYRFLDSRDMTDFVDGTENPKDAQRAEVAIVPEGEFAGGSYVMVQRFVHNLPAWNRLNVSAQEKVVGRTKPDSIELDDVPAASHVGRVDIKEEGKGLKIVRHSLPYGTATGDHGLLFIAYCNVRHNFDAMLESMYGVTDGKTDQLLRFTKAVTGAYYFAPSTEMLSALTIK
- a CDS encoding flagellin, with translation MAITVNTNVSALVAQRNLSNANNMLNQSLERLASGSRINSAKDDAAGLQISNRLEAQMSGIDVAVRNANDGISIMQTAEGAMNETTNIMQRMRDLSLQASNGSNSQSERTAIQEEITALNDELNRIAETTSFGGKKLLNGSFGSTSFQIGGSSGEAVQIGLKSMRTDDINMGGFSYVANGMANDSWAVKSNQNDMTMSFTDRFGQPQEITINAKVGDDIEELATYINGQTDLVSASVNDDGQLQIYMSGEDTSGTISFSGSLASELSMSAGYYESVNDINVTDVGGAQRAVSILDTAMKYVDSHRSELGAMQNRFDHAINNLENVHENLATSNSRIKDTDYAKETTQMLKQQILQQVSTTILAQAKQAPNLALTLLG
- a CDS encoding flagellin; this translates as MAVNVNTNVSAMTAQRYLNNANSAQQTSMERLASGSKINSAKDDAAGLQISNRLNVQSRGLDVAVRNANDGISIAQTAEGAMNETTNILQRMRDLSLQSSNGSNSKAERVAIQEEVTALNDELNRIAETTSFGGNKLLNGTYGTQSFQIGADNGEAVMLNLKDMRSDNAQMGGKSYQTENAKDKDWNVQAGSNDLKLSFTDNFGQAQEIDISAKAGDDIEELATYINGQQDSVKASVTEDGKLQMFAGNNKVSGDVSFSGGLAGELGIQASKEVTVDTIDVTSVGGAQESVAIIDAALKYVDSHRAELGAFQNRFDHAISNLDNINENVNASKSRIKDTDFAKETTQMTKSQILSQASSSILAQAKQAPNSALSLLG
- the crr gene encoding PTS glucose transporter subunit IIA, with product MGLFDKLKKLVSDDSADAGAIEIIAPLSGEIVNIEDVPDVVFAEKIVGDGIAIKPAGDKMVAPVNGTIGKIFETNHAFSIESDDGVELFVHFGIDTVELKGEGFTRVAEEGQSVKAGDTIITFDLALLEEKAKSTLTPVVISNMDEIKELNKLSGSVTVGETPVLKVTK